One endosymbiont 'TC1' of Trimyema compressum genomic window, CACTTTCAAACTTCATATTTCTCATTTAATATACACAAAACACACATTTAAAGGACTTATGAACTTCATATATGTTTAGTAAGATATTATAGTAGTTAAGGAGGATACTATGAATATTTTGAGAGGAAAATGTATATGAATGCAAAAATAAAAAACATTAGCTATTGGATTAACAGCACTTACATTATTGGGAATTGGAGGAACTACTTTATTTGCAGCTACAAATGATAATTCAGCTAATCAGAAAGCTAATGCTATTACAGCAAAACAGATTGGCTATAAGTGTAAAGGAGCATCAAAATTTGAAGAAGCGGTATCAAAGGGAATTATTGATAAAGCAATAGCAAACAAAATGTTAGAGTTTTTAAAAAATAACAAAGATAATGCTAAAAAGGAGCCGATAAATTTTCTGATTTAGTATCTGCAGGTATTATTAATGAGAATCAAGCTAAACAGCTAAAAGAAATGAACCTTCATAAGGAACATAAAGATACGAAAGCATAGATGGCTGAAGATGCAGTAAAAAAATGGTCCACATATAATCCACATATAAATAGATAAAAAAATAATATCAGTGGAAAAGAATAGTTAATATATCCATTTTGAGTGAATCGTTAATAAAAAGAGCAAAATACTCTATTAACGGAAATTTCAAAGGGGGTTTTTAATAGCAATAAAAATTAGATTTGCTATTAAAAAGTGGGTGAAGCTATTTGATTGTTCTAGCAAAAATAAAAATCAAAAGAAAGAAATTAGTAATTACACAGATATACTAATATTTTTTAATAATATTGCTAATATATTTAATAATACTATCAAAATCTATTTGGCTCGGAATATAGGCAGACCATTCTAAAATTTTAAATTCTTTATGGTAGGCATTTAAGTTTTGAAAATAATCAAAAGCAATTTTAAAAGAACTAGTTTTATCATATTTGCCATGAATAAAATAGATAGGTATATCAATTAAAGTATTATCAGGTGAAAATATAACACCAGATAATAACCTTGATATACTAATTTTGTTTTCTCCATTATTACTTTCAATTTTATTATTATTCTCCCAAATTGTACTAAATATTTTTAAATCTTTTTTCTGCTTATAAGGTGGACACCCTATTTGCTTTAACAGACGAATTTCTTTTTTTCTTTTTTATTGTTTCCAGTAGCCAAGTGTATGTATCTAAATCTCCTTTATCCATATTAAGAAGTTGAGCATAAGCAATATAACCATAAAATTTTTGCGGATATTGTTGTATAAGCTTAATAGCCGGTATTGTCCCCCAAGAAGCGCCAACAATAAATATTTTTGAACGATTAAATTCTTTGCAAAGGTAATCTACCAAAGCATTCGTGTCATTTACAATCTGTTCTATAGTAAGATCAGCTACATTTACATTTTTATTATAGGATTTTCCAGCACCTCTTTGATCCCAGTAAACGGCTACTGCATTTTCTGTAATTTCAGGATAAATTCCTCTTGAATTTACACCAAAAGGATAGGCAATACCTGGGCCACCATGTAAAAATAATACAACTGGCTTATTCTTATCTGTTGCTTCAATATAAATATATTGTTCTGAATTATTTAATACTACTTTTCTTAATTCACTAATACCATTATTAGCAATAATGCTATTGCTATTAGTAT contains:
- a CDS encoding alpha/beta hydrolase, with product MNIIINLFLVSLLFILAFIIIFLAYRKYRQKKIITYTNSNSIIANNGISELRKVVLNNSEQYIYIEATDKNKPVVLFLHGGPGIAYPFGVNSRGIYPEITENAVAVYWDQRGAGKSYNKNVNVADLTIEQIVNDTNALVDYLCKEFNRSKIFIVGASWGTIPAIKLIQQYPQKFYGYIAYAQLLNMDKGDLDTYTWLLETIKKKKRNSSVKANRVSTL